Part of the Dermatophilus congolensis genome is shown below.
AATGGTGTACCTGGGTCTGACCGATGAGGTCGACCGTTATGACGAGGAGTACGCCAACGGATACCGTCGTGCCACAGATGGCGCAGCGGATGGTCGCGATCACCGGTCTAGGGGGCATCATGCTGCGTCCGCTGTGTCGGATCGGGAAGCTCAGGGGGATGAGTGGGGGGCTTCGCAAGCAGATGCTCCTACTCCTATCCGTCGTTCGGCGCCGGTGTCGTCGGCTGCGGCGGTTGCCCAGGAGGATGTGCATGATAGTGAGGAATATCACGCTGAAGTGGCGCAGTTTCCGCGTCGGGTTCCTGTTTCAGAGGTAGTTGACGATGTGGAGGTCATGGGCGTGCATCGCATTACCACCATTCACCCTCGTACGTATAACGAGGCTAAGAAGGTGGGAGAGGCGTTCCGTGATGGGACGCCGGTGATCATGAATCTGTCGGATCTGGATGACGCGGATGCTAAGCGTTTGGTGGATTTTGCGGCGGGTTTGGTGTTTGGGTTGGCTGGGTCGATTGAGCGGGTGACGAACAAGGTGTTTCTTTTGTCGCCTTCTGATGTGGAGGTGACGACCACGTCTGAAGTCGAGGACGGTGGTGCACATGCCGGAGTGTTTGATCAGCACTAAGCGCCGCGGTCGGTTCTATGTGGGTCCGGTTGTGTGCATGTGTTGTATGCGTTGAATTGATGAGGTCGGTCCTTTGAAGTGGGGGCCGACCTCACCTGTGTGCGTGGCGTTTTCGTGGGTGTGAAGTGGTTGTGGGTATTGGGCTGTTGTGGGTGCCCAATAAGAGTTGGTGTGGCGTTAGTGGAGCGAGGGTTTGGCCCTCGGGAGAGCTAGGGATACTTAGGTTATGCAGGGATTTTTTGCTCTTGTGGCGTGGTTGCTGAACCTCTATATGTTCGTGTTGATTGCCCGGCTGGTCATTGACTGGATTCAGCTCTTGGCGCGTGATTGGCGGCCTAAGGGTGTGATTCTTATGCTTTGTGAGGGGGTCTACACGATGACGGATCCGCCTCTGAAAGCCTTGCGGAAAGCTATTCCTCCGCTGCGTTTGGGGGCTGTTGCATTGGATCTGTCGTTCCTCGTACTCATTCTCATGATTTCCTTGCTGGTAGGCTTTTTTCAACAGCTCAGTTGAAATGTGCTCGTCTACACGTTGATCGTTTCCGTGTTTTCGGGTCGGCCGTCCTGGTCAGATCAGTTCTCGTCGTGCAGAATCGTCGGGTCTGGTCGGGTCCGTGTTCGTGCCTGACCAGCGGTCCAGCGATTTGTCGTGGTGTCGAGTGTTCGGGGGCTCGGCTATGGTTGCCGATCATCTGGGCACACGCTTCCGCCAATGCAAAGGGGACGGTTGATGGCTCTCACGCCAGAAGACATTCTCAACAAAAACTTCACAGCCACTCAGTTCCGTCGTGGGTACGACGAGCAGGAGGTCGATGACTTCCTCGACGAGATCGTTGCGGAGTTCCGTCGACTCAACGCTGAGAACGCGGACTTGCGGCGGCGTGCTGAGACCGGTGGTGGCGGCGCCACCGATGGTCGCATTGACCCTGCACAGCTCGAGGCCGAGGTGGCCGAGCGTATCGCTGCGGTGAAGCGGCGTGCCGAAGAGCAGGTTGCTGCGGTTGAGCGTGAGGCAGAGAAGAGGATCGCCGCGGCTCGTGAGGAGGCAGCTGCTCAGGCGAGTGCAGCTCCGCCTGCGCCGAGTCCTGTGGCTGAGTCTGGCTCTACTGATGCTGCCGGTGTTATTGCCCTGGCTCAGCGAGTGCACGATGAGTACGTTGCGCAGGGTAAAGCCGAGCACGAGCGCTTGGTGAATGAGGCGACGGTTACTCGCGACAAGATGATGAGCGAGGTTCGGGTTCAGCGGGATTCCATGCTTGCTGATGCCACCACTAAGCGTGACACGTTGCTGCGAGAAGCTCAGCAGCGGCATGACGACTTGGTCCGTACTGGTCAGCAGAAACATGCGGACTTGGTTTCCTCCGCGCAGGAGCAGCATGATCGGTTGACGGGCGAGGCCCAGGCCACGCATACGCGTTTGCTTGGTGAGGCGCGTAGTGAAGCTGATCAGCTTGTTGGTGAGGCGCAGCGCCGTCGTCAGGAAATTTTGGCGGCTCTGGAGGGAGAGAAATCTTCTCTGGAGGCTGCTATCAGTGGCTTGCGTTCTTTTGAGTCTGAGTACCGTACGCGCCTGCGTTCGTACCTGGAGAAGCAGCTGGGCGCTCTTGAGTCGCAGGCTCCTATGGCACCTGCTGGTCTTGGTGACGCCTGACTGTAGAAGGAAGTCAGCGAGGACGCTCCGCCTTGGTGTGCCGGGTGGGGCGTCCGCACGTCTTCGTCGATGATTAGTTGTGGTGGGGTGGTTGGGGCACCATTCTTGGTGTGATGCTCTGGAAAAAAATCGATTCGCGTGCTGCCTATGGAGCTGCACGGCTGATGCCAGGTGTTCTTGTGCTGCTCATTGGCGCGGTCGTGTTTGTCTTGGATCAGTGGTCGAAGTGTGTGGCTTTGCGCACGTTGGAGGAAGGGCCAGTCGCCGTTATTGGGGATTGGGTTCGTTTTCGTTTGGTTTTTAATCCGGGTGCTGCGTTTTCTGTGGGCGAATCTATTACTCCTGTGTTCACGGTTTTTCAGGCTGTGGTTGGGTTGGCAGTGTTCGTGGCTGCCTGGCGTTTGAGGTCTATGTGGTGGGCTGTGACGTTAGGGCTTGTTTTTGGTGGTGCGACTGGAAATCTTTTTGATCGGCTGTGGCGGCCACCTTCGTTTGGTTATGGGCATGTCGTTGACTTCATCTCGGTCGGGTCGTTTCCAGTTTTTAACGTTGCTGATTCGGCGATCACTGTGGCTGCGGTGATGATTTTTGTGGCAGCTGTGGCTGGTTGGGAGGCGTTTTCGGTGGCGGCACCTCAGGAGGGGGATATGAAGTTTGGTGAGGCGATAAGTGGGCAGGAACGCGAATGAGTGAAGTGAGACGGTTTCCGGTTCCGGAGGGTCTTAGCGGCGAGCGTGTGGATGCTGTGTTGGCCAGGCTGTTTGGTTTGTCGCGTTCCAAGGGCAGCAAATTAATTGAAGCTGGCGATGTGCTCGTTGATGATGTGGTGGTTTCTAAGGGGGACAGGGTTTCAGCGGGCGCAATTTTGGAAGTGTCATTGCCGGGGCCAGAGTTGCCTTCTGGTTTAGAGGTTAAGGCTGAGCCTGTGCCGGGTATGCGTATCGTGCACGACGATTCGGACATTGTAGTGGTCGATAAGCCAGTGGGTGTGGCTGCGCATCCCAGTGTGGGGTGGTCTGGTCCGACTGTTGTGGGTGGGTTGCGTGCAGCTGGTTATCGGATCTCTACTTCGGGGGCTCCTGAGCGCCAGGGCATTGTGTCGCGTCTTGATGTAGGGACGAGCGGCTTGATGGTTGTTGCGAAGAGTGAACATGCCTATTCGGTACTCAAGCAGGCTTTCCGTGACCGTACTGTTGACAAGACTTATCACGCTGTTGTGCAGGGGCTGCCTGATCCGATTGTCGGTACCATCGATGCTCCGATCGGAAGGCATCCCGGGCATGATTTCAAGTTTGCTGTCATGCGTTCTGGTAAGCCGAGTGTGACGCATTATGAAGTGCTTGAGGCTTTTCGTGAGGCTTCTCTCATTGAGGTTCATCTAGAGACTGGTCGCACACACCAAATTCGTGTGCATTTTGCAGCGACAGGGCGTCCGTGTGTGGGGGATCCCTTGTATGGAGCTGATCCGAAGCTGGCAGCTCGTCTAGGTTTGATACGCCAATGGCTGCATGCAATGAAACTTGGTTTTATCCATCCGGATTCTGGGCGGTACGTGGAATTCACCAGCTCTTATCCCGCGGATCTTGCCGATGCAGTAGATCTTTTGCGTGCAGGATGAGCTGCTAGCTTCCGCACACGTACGCCACCTGGGTAACTGTCGAGGACTGCTTCGAGGTAGCGTCAGGGTTTAGTTGTACGTGCATCTGCTTGTGTGAGGTGCACGGCGGCGTACCCTTAAGCAACCTTGAAGAAAGTGATCGAGCAATGACTGCAGATCGCGTGGTCTTGATGGCACCGATGACTGGTGCTGTTGTGCCCTTGGAGGAGGTCCCCGACCCAGTCTTCGCGAAGAGGATGGTCGGGGATGGATTCTCCATCTATCCGATGAGTTCGGAGCTGTGTGCGCCTGTAGATGGTGAGGTGATTGATCTTCATCCTTCTAAGCATGCGGTGACTATTCGGACAGGTGAAGGTCTCGAAGTGCTGATGCACATCGGACTTGAGACCGTGCGTCTTGATGGAGAGGGTTTCGAAGCCCTGGTCGAGACTGGACAGGTTGTTCGAGTTGGTGAACCGTTGGTGCGCTTCGATTTGGCAGTGGTCTCTGAGAAAGCAACTAGCACCTTGACCGAGGTGGTTATCACCAATGGCGAGTTGGTCAGTGGTGTTGAGGTCGTTGGTGGACTAGTGACTGTCGGGGAGGACGCTGTCGCTCGAGTCACGCTTGTGCCTGGGGCGCAGCTTTCTGCTCAGGTGGAATCTGCCTTTGAGGGGGACTTTGTTGTTTCCGAAGAGCTGATCATTCCGAACCCAACGGGTATGCACGCGCGTCCGGCTGCCACTTTGGTGACGTTGGCTAAAGAGCTTGGTGGCGAGTCTGAGCTGCGCTATGCGGGAAAATCTGCAAATGCGACGAGCATCACTAGTGTGCTGGCTCTTGGATTGACTCGGGGTTCTGCTGTGCAGGTGGCTGCGCGTGGCGATAACGCGCAGAAGACGGTGGAGCGTTTGGCTGCGGCAATTCTCAGCGGTCTTGGCGACGATATTGGTCCGGATGCGGGGTCTAGTGCCGCTGTGGCTGCGAGTGATTCTTCTGTCGATTCTTGGTCGGGGCCACGGTCAGGGGATCCGAATCTGCTTCTTGGTGTTGCGGCCTCAACAGGATTGGCGATTGGGCATGTTCGGCAGTTGCATGTTGATATTGCTGACTTTGCCGAAGACGCATCTGATCCTGCTGAAGAGTTGCGAGTGCTCGATGCGGCCATTGAGCGGGCGCGTGAGCAGATTGTGGCGTTGAGTGAGCGCGTTGCTAGCGACGATGAGAAAGCAGCGATTTTCGCCGCGCATAGTGAGATCATCGCTGACCCCGAGTTGCGGACGGGTGCTGTTGCACAGATTAATGCCGGTAGAAGTGCGCCATTTGCTTGGCAGCAGTCGTTTATGGCGCAGGCGGCACAGTTGGCTGCGCTCCGTGATGAGGTTTTGTCTGGGCGGGCGACAGATATTCGTGATGTTGGTCGGCGAGTGCTTGCTGAGCTGACAGGCAATTCCGGCGAGGTGATGGAGTTTGAGGAGGGAACCATCCTTGTTGCTGAGGAACTCACTCCGTCTGACACTGCAGCCCTTGATCGCAGCAAGGTTGTTGGGTTTGCTACTACCGCTGGTGGAGCCTCGAGCCACGTAGCGATTATTGCCCGCAGCATGGGGATTCCTGCGGTGGCTGGTATTGAGCGCGCAGCGCTGGAAGTGCCTGACGGAACGCGGGTTATTCTCGATGGCGCAGCTGGTACTTTGCGTATGGGGGCTGATGATGCCGAGATCGCGCGTATTGAAGAACGTCAGGCAGCATTGGCTGCTAAGCACGAGGCAGACCTATCTCACGCGCATGAGAGTGCGGTGACGACGGATGGATACTCCATTGAGGTTGTAGCCAACATTGGCAACGTTGAGGATGCATGTTCGGCGATGAAATATGGCGCCGAGGGTGTTGGCTTGTTGCGGAGTGAGTTTATTTTCTTGGGGCGTTCGTCTGCTCCAAGCGAAGATGAGCAGACGAGTATTTATCGCGAGATTTCTCGTTCGCTGCATCCCGGGCAGCCGTTGGTGATTCGCACGCTTGATGTTGGTGGGGATAAGCCATTGCCCTACCTACCTATTGAGCGTGAAGAAAATCCCTTCCTCGGTGTTCGGGGGGTGCGTGTGGGATTGGAGCGACCGGAGGTGTTGCGCACTCAGGCCAGGGCAATTCTCCGCGCCGCAGATGGTGGCACGAATTTGCAGGTCATGTTTCCGATGATCGCTACTCTTGAAGAATTCCGTGCCGCCAAGGCGATCTTTGATGCTGAGGCTGTTTCCCTTGGTGTAGCGCGCGTGCCGTTGGGAATCATGGTTGAGGTTCCTTCTGTGGCTGTGATGGCTTCACAATTCGCAAAAGAAGTCGATTTCTTTAGTGTCGGCACTAATGATTTGACGAGTTATACGCTTGCGATGGATCGCGGGCATCCTAAGCTGGCCAGTCAGGTGGATCCGTGCAATCCGGCGGTACTGCAACTGATTGGTCGAGCAGCGAAAGCTGCACATTCTGAAGGAAAGTGGCTGGGAGTTTGCGGCGGAATAGCGTCTGATCCTCAAGCCGTTCCTTTCCTTATTGGGCTTGGCGTGGATGAGCTTTCGTGCTCGATTCCTGCTATCCCGGAGATTAAAGCCGCAGTACGTGCGGTTTCATTTGAAGACTGTCGTGTGTTGGCCGACAAAGCCCTTGAAGCTGGCACTGCGACTGAGGTGAGAGCCCTCAATCCCCTTGATGGTCAGTCCACGTCGGCCTGACCCGGAAAAATCAGGAAGTCAAAATGGCAAATAATGAAGCGAGCGAGATTCTCGCTGGCGTTGGTGGGGCAAACAATGTCGTAGGCCTCACACACTGTGCCACCCGCTTGCGGTTTCAGCTGGTGGACAGCTCTAAGGTAGACGCGGCTGCCTTGGAGCAACTCCCCGTGGTTATGGGTGCCGTGCCACAAACCGGTGATCGGTACCAGGTAGTTATTGGCGGCCACGTCGATAGCGTCTATAACCACATCATGGCCTTGCCAGGCATGGCTGAGGGTGGTAGCGGAAAGAAATCTTTCGAGGACGAGATGGCAGCGACCAAGGCTGCAGCTCGGGCTGGGGGGATTCGGGGGAAGTCCGCGGCAGTTGACTCCTTCTTCGAGTTCCTCTCTGATAGCTTCAGACCGATTATTGGCGCGTTGCTCGGCGCTTCGTTGTTCATCACATTCATGTCGTTGATGGCGACCTTGCAGGTTATTGGCAACTGGGCTGATCCGCGCGTGCAACTTGACGGTGGATGGCCATTCATTAACTTGATGTGGCAGGGTGTCTTCACCTTCCTGCCCTTGATGATCGCCTACAACGCTTCTAAAAAGCTGGGTGCGGATCCGTGGGTTGGATTCGGCATCATGGCTGTGTTGATGTTGCCAGCCTTTTCTGAAGGTCTCGGCAAGATGGCCGGCACAGCAACTGTGTTCGGGTCTGAGGTGAAGATCTTCTCTGTCTTTGGTTTGCCGTTGACGATCTTTAACTACGGCAGCTCAGTATTCCCTCCTCTTCTTATGGCTGCGGTGCTTGGCCCCTTATACAAGTGGTTGAAGAAGATCATTCCGACGAGCTTGCATCTGATCTTCGTCCCATTCCTAGCCATGCTTATTATGATCCCGCTTACTGCGTTCCTGATTGGTCCTATCGGGGTGTATGCAGGCGCGGCTATTGGGCAGGTTCTTAAGTCTATTAATGACTTCAACGCACTGATTTTTGCGATTGTCATTCCTTTGGCCTACCCGTTCATGGTGCCGTTGGGTTTGCACTGGCCTATTAACGCAATCATGCTTCTCAATATTCAGACCCTTGGGTATGACTTTATCCAGGGGCCGATGGGCGCATGGAACTTCGCCTGCTTTGGTGCCACGGCTGGGGTTTTGTTCTTGGCGGTTAAGAACAAAGAAGTTCAGATGCGCCAGACCGCTACGGGGGCTTTGGCTGCGGGTCTGTTAGGTGGTATTTCTGAGCCGAGCCTTTATGGAATTCACTTGCGTTATAAGCGCATCTACCCCCGAATGCTCATCGGATGTGGTCTAGGTGGTTTGGTCGTCGGTCTTGGTGGTGGTTTGCAAACGAAGGCATTCGTCTTCACTTCATTGCTCACTATCCCGGCGTTTGACAATGTGCTTCTATACACTATTGCTATTGCTGTTGCTTTCTTCACTGCAATGATTTTGGTCATTGTTGCGGACTACATGACTCCT
Proteins encoded:
- a CDS encoding glucose PTS transporter subunit IIA; the protein is MANNEASEILAGVGGANNVVGLTHCATRLRFQLVDSSKVDAAALEQLPVVMGAVPQTGDRYQVVIGGHVDSVYNHIMALPGMAEGGSGKKSFEDEMAATKAAARAGGIRGKSAAVDSFFEFLSDSFRPIIGALLGASLFITFMSLMATLQVIGNWADPRVQLDGGWPFINLMWQGVFTFLPLMIAYNASKKLGADPWVGFGIMAVLMLPAFSEGLGKMAGTATVFGSEVKIFSVFGLPLTIFNYGSSVFPPLLMAAVLGPLYKWLKKIIPTSLHLIFVPFLAMLIMIPLTAFLIGPIGVYAGAAIGQVLKSINDFNALIFAIVIPLAYPFMVPLGLHWPINAIMLLNIQTLGYDFIQGPMGAWNFACFGATAGVLFLAVKNKEVQMRQTATGALAAGLLGGISEPSLYGIHLRYKRIYPRMLIGCGLGGLVVGLGGGLQTKAFVFTSLLTIPAFDNVLLYTIAIAVAFFTAMILVIVADYMTPEERAAQRAALAAEDGVVTTEEEKPAVAEVIVGDRKNIPSPLQGVVKPLSSVSDDAFAIGAVGPGVAIEVTGTEVFAPADGTVSFIAQGGQAVGVQLENGVELLVHVGTGTASLGGRGFEAHVKRGDKVFAGHKLVTFDPAVIREAGHPLLSPVVVSNRNEFSLVEGVASGEVKVGDELIVAVAQVVTEPAGA
- a CDS encoding YggT family protein; translated protein: MQGFFALVAWLLNLYMFVLIARLVIDWIQLLARDWRPKGVILMLCEGVYTMTDPPLKALRKAIPPLRLGAVALDLSFLVLILMISLLVGFFQQLS
- a CDS encoding DivIVA domain-containing protein, which produces MALTPEDILNKNFTATQFRRGYDEQEVDDFLDEIVAEFRRLNAENADLRRRAETGGGGATDGRIDPAQLEAEVAERIAAVKRRAEEQVAAVEREAEKRIAAAREEAAAQASAAPPAPSPVAESGSTDAAGVIALAQRVHDEYVAQGKAEHERLVNEATVTRDKMMSEVRVQRDSMLADATTKRDTLLREAQQRHDDLVRTGQQKHADLVSSAQEQHDRLTGEAQATHTRLLGEARSEADQLVGEAQRRRQEILAALEGEKSSLEAAISGLRSFESEYRTRLRSYLEKQLGALESQAPMAPAGLGDA
- a CDS encoding cell division protein SepF translates to MAGALHKAMVYLGLTDEVDRYDEEYANGYRRATDGAADGRDHRSRGHHAASAVSDREAQGDEWGASQADAPTPIRRSAPVSSAAAVAQEDVHDSEEYHAEVAQFPRRVPVSEVVDDVEVMGVHRITTIHPRTYNEAKKVGEAFRDGTPVIMNLSDLDDADAKRLVDFAAGLVFGLAGSIERVTNKVFLLSPSDVEVTTTSEVEDGGAHAGVFDQH
- a CDS encoding RluA family pseudouridine synthase, which produces MSEVRRFPVPEGLSGERVDAVLARLFGLSRSKGSKLIEAGDVLVDDVVVSKGDRVSAGAILEVSLPGPELPSGLEVKAEPVPGMRIVHDDSDIVVVDKPVGVAAHPSVGWSGPTVVGGLRAAGYRISTSGAPERQGIVSRLDVGTSGLMVVAKSEHAYSVLKQAFRDRTVDKTYHAVVQGLPDPIVGTIDAPIGRHPGHDFKFAVMRSGKPSVTHYEVLEAFREASLIEVHLETGRTHQIRVHFAATGRPCVGDPLYGADPKLAARLGLIRQWLHAMKLGFIHPDSGRYVEFTSSYPADLADAVDLLRAG
- the lspA gene encoding signal peptidase II is translated as MLWKKIDSRAAYGAARLMPGVLVLLIGAVVFVLDQWSKCVALRTLEEGPVAVIGDWVRFRLVFNPGAAFSVGESITPVFTVFQAVVGLAVFVAAWRLRSMWWAVTLGLVFGGATGNLFDRLWRPPSFGYGHVVDFISVGSFPVFNVADSAITVAAVMIFVAAVAGWEAFSVAAPQEGDMKFGEAISGQERE
- the ptsP gene encoding phosphoenolpyruvate--protein phosphotransferase, which produces MTADRVVLMAPMTGAVVPLEEVPDPVFAKRMVGDGFSIYPMSSELCAPVDGEVIDLHPSKHAVTIRTGEGLEVLMHIGLETVRLDGEGFEALVETGQVVRVGEPLVRFDLAVVSEKATSTLTEVVITNGELVSGVEVVGGLVTVGEDAVARVTLVPGAQLSAQVESAFEGDFVVSEELIIPNPTGMHARPAATLVTLAKELGGESELRYAGKSANATSITSVLALGLTRGSAVQVAARGDNAQKTVERLAAAILSGLGDDIGPDAGSSAAVAASDSSVDSWSGPRSGDPNLLLGVAASTGLAIGHVRQLHVDIADFAEDASDPAEELRVLDAAIERAREQIVALSERVASDDEKAAIFAAHSEIIADPELRTGAVAQINAGRSAPFAWQQSFMAQAAQLAALRDEVLSGRATDIRDVGRRVLAELTGNSGEVMEFEEGTILVAEELTPSDTAALDRSKVVGFATTAGGASSHVAIIARSMGIPAVAGIERAALEVPDGTRVILDGAAGTLRMGADDAEIARIEERQAALAAKHEADLSHAHESAVTTDGYSIEVVANIGNVEDACSAMKYGAEGVGLLRSEFIFLGRSSAPSEDEQTSIYREISRSLHPGQPLVIRTLDVGGDKPLPYLPIEREENPFLGVRGVRVGLERPEVLRTQARAILRAADGGTNLQVMFPMIATLEEFRAAKAIFDAEAVSLGVARVPLGIMVEVPSVAVMASQFAKEVDFFSVGTNDLTSYTLAMDRGHPKLASQVDPCNPAVLQLIGRAAKAAHSEGKWLGVCGGIASDPQAVPFLIGLGVDELSCSIPAIPEIKAAVRAVSFEDCRVLADKALEAGTATEVRALNPLDGQSTSA